From Flexistipes sp.:
ACTTCATGGGGAGCAAAATCGCCCCCCATTGCATCAACAACTATCCTCATAGCAGTCTAAAGTTCTTCTGCTTCGATTACCTGTTTTTTATCGTAATAACCGCAGGCAGGACATACATTGTGCGGCAGCTTAAGCTCTCCGCAGTTGTCACATTTTACACTTTGTCTTGTTTTTGCAGAGTGATGGCTTCTTCTTGAGCCTACTTTTGATTTTGACGTTTTACCCTTAGGTACACCCATTTTTACACCTCGTTTCTGTTTTTATTTTCCAGCAGTTTTTTTAAATCCGCCCATCTGTCATCTGTTTCCTGTTTACAGGAGCAGGTCTCCTCATTAAGATTG
This genomic window contains:
- the rpmF gene encoding 50S ribosomal protein L32; the protein is MGVPKGKTSKSKVGSRRSHHSAKTRQSVKCDNCGELKLPHNVCPACGYYDKKQVIEAEEL